ACCTTGAATCCCGGCTTCCTCCCTCTCTTCTTGGGCACTTTAAGCGGCGGCAGCGAGTCGACGTAGCGGCTGGCGAAATCTATCTTGGCCACACTGCGCAGCGGGGGCCTGCCTCGCTTCCTGCCCGGGATCTTGCCCGATTGGCCCGGCATGAAAGAGGATGGCGCCACCGCGGCCGATTGCATTTCACCgctgtcgtcgtcgtcgtcgtctgcTCGCTGTTGCACCGTCGCTGCGGGTGCACTCATTTGgagctgttaaaaaaaatggattaaaaaaaaaactccagctGATTAGAATCTTACACCAGAAGGGAAACTACATGGTTTAGTCATGACAAAATGACCCTCCCGGTATCATCGCGTCTCGTTCAGTGTTGCCGCAGGCTCTCATTAGACTAATGCATTCAGCAGTAAAAGGGTGGGAGGCTGCTTCGGGGGTAGGGGGTTGCCTTCACTATGGCTACCCGGCGATGTAGCACGTTATCCGCCCACAATAGTGTCCATCTCCTAACCCGCGTAGGAGACGTCTGTTGACAAAGGATGTAAACACTCACCGCCCGACGCAGACAAGCAGGAGGGGTCCCGACACGCCTGGTTCGTCTTTACGGTATAAAAGCGGATGTAacgctgctgccgctgctgcgtgtacagacagacggacagatggGGGGGAGAGAGTGGGGGAgcaagggagagagagagagtatgTGCCTGGAGGTAGTGGCAGGGTGGCAGTGATGGGGTTGctctgttgtcatggcaacaagCCTGTAAGCCTCCCATGTTTTGTCTGCAGCTCACTGATGTGGAGGTAAAATTGTACTCCAACTGTACTGACAAGACATGCGGATGCACCACCATACATGGAGCTCAAATACAATCTCGTCTTATTGTTAGGAATGTACAATAATTGCGTCTGTGATGACTTAATGTGGAGATAGTTTGTCTATTGCACAATGCTGCACTTACAAGCATAATTTCTGCATTTCTACACCTTATTTTGCACCATTTTTACAGTATCTGACATCAAATGGTTCATATTcgctaataataacaacataatgataaagatatattttctgtgaggctatttttaaaatattcaaataaataaacgtgtCTTGATACATTCAGTAAGGCAAAATTGAAGAAATGGCGACCTCTATCGGTGGCTAAAACGAACTCGAAATAATTTGTTCCCAGTCATTTTTTCCATAAAGTTATTTTGAATCAAGATGGCGGTGTGGATGCCGCTGTCTTCCAAGATGTCACCCTCAGCCTCTCTGGGCTCCACTTTGTTACGGAGAGGGCAACATTCCACCCTAAAACTGCTCAAAACCGCAATGTCGTGTCACAGACGAGGTGAGACGGGTTATTTGCGAGTTTGTTACTTTTATGCAGTAAATGTGGGCTgggttattttaaaaattagcCAAACTCCTCAGATAAAAGTGGGCTAGAACTTCAGTTGAATGGCACATAAAGTCCAAATAAACATTCTAGTTTCTACGTGGCTTTGGACTTACTTTACTTTTCGCGTCTGGTCAGCTGTCACTTCCTCAACACAGCCACAATGTTCCGAATTCGTTTGTCCCCAGTATGTTTGGAGTCGTGCTAGGTGTGAAGTGACGAGTCCTACTCAGCGTATGCGTATTTATTCGTATATTATGCGTAAATGAACACATGGCTAAATAAAATGGCAGTGCGTCCCTTTTATCATAATAAAAAGGTTAAGAGTCGAGAATGAATAAAGTCTGCAAgttattaaatacaaatagtAATATCATTGTTAATTGTTAAACACGCGTGAAATTAGTGTTGGAATGACAGAAAATACATGCCCATGACTGCAGGTTACAATTACAAACATGGTCTATAATTTAGTTAGaactaaatgaattaaaagagTCAAATGAAATACGACAAACTATAGTGGAAAAATACAAACCTATGACAACCCTTAggtgtaaataaaatatctgATCTCACCGTGTTCCCGCTTGTCACCGAGAAGGCTACGCGGCGGAAGCCCAGCGTGAGGCTGAGACGGAGACGAGCGGCGGCTTCAGCGGGCCCCTGGAGCACTACAGCGGGCTGATCCGGAACGGGACCCTGCGGGAAGACGAGCACCAGAGAGCCGTGATGCGCAAACTGGACCAGCTCCACAAAACACTCCGCGGGTACAGCAACACACCCACGTCCATCTTCCAAAAGGTACAATCAGTTACATATCATTAAGCTTGCATAATAACATCATGATGCAATTGAGTGAAAATTGATACACGTAAATGACTTTGTTTGCCCTTCTCCGTCTTGGAAGTTTTTTACCAGACCAAAGCCTCCCAAGGGTTACTACATCTACGGCGACGTGGGTAAGGGACACTCAAGACTGtctagccattttttttttttttttatactaaaTGGCGCACTGACATTGTTTCAGGCACGGGCAAAACCATGGTCATGGATATGTTTTACTCGCACGTGGAGACTGACAAGAAAAAGAGGGTCCACTTTCACGGCTTCATGTTGGACGTACACAAACGTGAGTTCTATTGTGTTAcgaaatggaagaaaatattCATATGGTGTATGACTACGCAGGGATCCATCGCCTTAAGCAGAGTCTGCCAAAGAGGAAAGCGGGCAAGATGGCTAAGTCTTACGACCCCATCGCGCCCGTTGCCGAGGAGATCAGCGAGGAAGCTTGTCTGCTGTGCTTTGACGAGTTTCAGGTAACGAGTCCTTTCCATAATGTGCCTACGATGGCGAATAATTTGCATGACACTTTACCGTGTTGCGACCTCGTCTTCCCAGGTGACGGATATCGCCGACGCCATGATTCTCAAGCAGCTGTTTGAGAACTTGTTTCTCCACGGCGTGGTCGTGGTGGCCACGTCCAATCGCATCCCTGAAGGTAACATGCGGTTGAATAAAGAATTGGACACACAACAGgagaaaaattaaatgatttgaattgcaaattaacccccccccccccctccttccagACTTGTATAAAAATGGTCTGCAGAGGGTCAACTTTGTGCCTTTTATTGCCGTGTTACAGGTAAGACGTTAACTTATGTTGTTTTAGCCCAAACGCCAAATCATCCAACATGACAGCACTCAGTTCAACTAAATATTGCACAGAAATATTGCCAAACTCTTCGTCTGGATTCAGGGATCGACTACCGCAAAACGAACAGACCCTCCGCGGGGAAACTTTACTTCCTGTAAGATATTCATGCGTCATGTcacaattttttcttttttattatttttatttttttattcctgccAATTCGTGTTCCATTCACATCAGTTCCAGTGAGCCTGATGCAGAGGAAACGCTGGACAAGCTTTTTGACGAGCTGGCCTTCAAGCAGAACGACAGTAAGTCATTTTGATCTGTCATATTTTCACGATTGTGTCATAATAATTCAACTTGCGCCACAGTAACGCGGCCGAGAGTGCTCAACGTGAACAACAGGAAAGTGCGTCTGAACAAAGCATGCGGGACCATTCTGGACTGCACATTTGAGGAGCTATGTGACAGGGTAAGGCTGCCAATGACTTATTATACTAAAGCGCgatatttatttgacttgaGTGAGCCGTTGATGATTTCAGCCTCTAGGTGCCAGCGACTACCTGGAGATCTCCCGCCTGTTTGACACCGTCTTCATCCGCCACATCCCGCTTCTGACGCTCAACAAGAAAACCCAAGCCCGGCGACTCATCACGCTGGTGGATGCGCTTTATGACCACAAGGTTTGATCTTATCTAACCAATTGACTTTCCATGGTTAAAATATGAAAGTAGCTCACCTGCGTGCCGTTTCAGGTGCGTGTGGTGATCCTGGCCGATCACCCGCTAGAGGAGGTTTTTGTTCTCGAGGGCGACCACAGCCACGATGAGGGCCACATCCTCATGGACGACCTGGGACTCAAAAGAGTactttgcttcatttttatGTCCACTTTCACATGACTATGTGATATGACAAGCGCACCTTTTTGTCTTGATAGGAAGAAGCGAGCAGCCTGTCCATCTTCAGCGGCGAAGAGGAGATGTTCGCCTTCCAGAGGACCGTCTCCAGACTCACTGAGATGCAGAGCGAAGAATACTGGCAAGAAGGAGACCGCAGCGCTAAGGACAAAGCCTAAtgaactttgactttttttttttcttcattccaAACGCACTTGACAAATCATCTACTTTgttgggataaaaaaaaaacatatatatatatatatacaaaatatttgGAGGTACATGTTTTTCTAATTAAGAAATTTTAGGGCCATGCTCTCattgtaaaatataatataatatataatcttaaatatataaatgttttCCCTCAATACCTTGACTCATCTATTAATTTTTGTAAAGCTTATTCTCATGAAATTAtgagtttactttttttttttcttcttcttcttcttcttgacagTGTGGCCCTAATATTCCTTCATAGTTTTTAAACGGAAGCGGGAAAGAAACACTCCTCACTTCAACTGTGTTTTGCTGGAACACACTTAGAGATGTACAGAAATTATTTATTGCAACCTTTGTGCACTTTAAGACATCATTTTAACGTGACGCTTTTATCGCAGCGGTCCGACTGTAAGACATTGTGGGgaatgatttcaagttttgatGTGACATTCATCAAACAGAGTTTTGTAATTACTCAAAGActgcaatttaaaatgttctcaaattAAATGTATGCATTCTTACTATCcacgttttgttttgaattcataaacattgtgttttttataTTGCAAACAGAACACCTGTGTCTTAAGTAAGCGCTAACAATTCAAATGCTCACGCAAATATTAGCTGATAATGGCTAGTTTTCAGAATTTGATTATGTGATAGTTAGCAGCTGGTTTTAGCTTGCTTGGTTTCAATATAACTTGACAATTCAAAATTGTAACAATTGttaatattttacaaaaccttttttgcaTTGTGTGCACCCTGCTGTGCATCcccatggggggggggggggcaggcgGTGACGTCACTGATCCATACTGTCGCTTTAATTCGGAGCAGtgcagaggaggaagaggtggaagacaagaggaggaggtgcaGCAGCCGCAGGATTGTGTCGCTGAATGAATGCTTTTGCGTTTTGCATGTGGAAAT
Above is a genomic segment from Syngnathus acus chromosome 22, fSynAcu1.2, whole genome shotgun sequence containing:
- the afg1la gene encoding AFG1 like ATPase a; its protein translation is MAVWMPLSSKMSPSASLGSTLLRRGQHSTLKLLKTAMSCHRRGYAAEAQREAETETSGGFSGPLEHYSGLIRNGTLREDEHQRAVMRKLDQLHKTLRGYSNTPTSIFQKFFTRPKPPKGYYIYGDVGTGKTMVMDMFYSHVETDKKKRVHFHGFMLDVHKRIHRLKQSLPKRKAGKMAKSYDPIAPVAEEISEEACLLCFDEFQVTDIADAMILKQLFENLFLHGVVVVATSNRIPEDLYKNGLQRVNFVPFIAVLQKYCQTLRLDSGIDYRKTNRPSAGKLYFLSSEPDAEETLDKLFDELAFKQNDITRPRVLNVNNRKVRLNKACGTILDCTFEELCDRPLGASDYLEISRLFDTVFIRHIPLLTLNKKTQARRLITLVDALYDHKVRVVILADHPLEEVFVLEGDHSHDEGHILMDDLGLKREEASSLSIFSGEEEMFAFQRTVSRLTEMQSEEYWQEGDRSAKDKA